The sequence CCGGGATCGCCGGCCCGGGGGGCGGCACCCCGGAGAAGCCCGTGGGGACGGTGTGCGTCGCCCTCGCCTGGGAGGGCGGCTCGTGGTCGCGCCGCTACGAGCTGGGCGAGCGCAGCCGCGACTGGGTGAAGGGTATGACGGCGCAGGTGGCGCTCGACCGGGTGCGCCGCTGGCTCCTGGGGGAAGCCGACGTCTGACGCTTGACCGCCGGGCGTATCGTGCGTATCGTGTGTACACACGATACGCACGGGAGGCAGGGATGATCATCCGCATGGGCGCCCGCGAGGCGCGGCAGAAGCTCTCCGAGCTGGTCGGGCGCGTCCACTACGGGGGCGACACGGTGATCCTGGAAAGCTCCGGGAAGCCCATGGCCGCCGTCGTGCCGCTCGAGATGTACGACCGGATGATGGCCGAGCGCGAGGCCCGGTTCCGCGTCATCGACGAGATCCACGCGAAGATGCCGCAGGTGCCGGTGGAGGAGGCCGAGGCAGACATCGCCGAAGCGATCGCGGCCGTAAGGAAGCGGAACGCTGTCCGCACCGTCCTCGTCACCGGCGCCAGCGCCGGGATTGGCGCCGCCTGCGCCCGCGCCTTCGCCGGGGCGGGAGGGCGCCTCGTCCTCGCCGCGCGCCGCACCGACCGCCTGGAGGAGCTCGCCGCCGAGCTGCGGGACGAGCACGGCGCCGAGTCGCACCTGCTGGAGCTGGACGTGCGCGACGCGGACGCCGTGTCCGCAGCCGTCGACGGCCTCCCCGCGGAGTGGACGGAGATCGACGTGCTGGTGAACAACGCCGGGCTCGGCCGCGGACTGGAGAGGGTGCAGGAGGGGAGCCCCGCCGAGTGGGACGAGATGGTGGACACCAACGTGAAGGGGCTCCTCTACGTCACCCGCGCCGTGGTGCCGGGGATGGTGGCGCGCGGACGCGGGCACGTGGTCAACATCGGCTCGGTGGCGGGGCACGAGGTGTACCCCGGCGGCGCCGTGTACTGCGCCACCAAGCACGCCGTGGACGCCATCACGAAGGGGCTGCGGATGGACCTCCTGGGCACCGGGGTGCGCGTCAGCACGGTGGACCCGGGGATGGTGGAGACGGAGTTCAGCGTGGTGCGCTTCCGCGGCGACCGCGAGCGCGCCGACCGCGTCTACGCCGGGATGACCCCGCTCGCCCCCAACGACGTCGCCGACGCCGTGCTCTGGTGCGCCACCCGCCCCCCCCACGTCAACATCGACGAGATCGTCGTCAAGCCCACCGCGCAGGCCTCGGCGACCCTGGTGCACAGGGACTGACGAGTGCGAAAGTGCGCGAGTGCGGAAGTGCGTGAGTGAACGGAACCGGGAGGTTCGGAGTACCGGGGACGGAACGCCTTCGCCCGGCACGGTTTCCCTCTGCCGCCTGCAGCACCCCACCGCATGTTCTACGTCCGCATCGCCCTGGGGATCCTGGCCTTCGTGGCCGCGTCCGTCTACGGGATCGCCATCGCGCTCTTCCGGCGTGACCGGAGCCGTGTCGCCAGCGACTACGCGCACCTCCTGGCGCGGCTCCAGCAGCCGGTGCTCGGGCTGCGCGTCCGCATCACCGGCGAGGAGAAGCTGCACGCCCACCGCCCCTGCATCTTCATCGCCAACCACCAGAGCGTGCTGGACGTGCCCATCCTGGCGCAGGCCTTCGCGCCGGGGTCGGTGGTGGTCGCCAAGAAGGAGCTGCGGAGCATCCCCTTCTTCGGCTGGCTGTACGTGGCGACCGGGAACATCCTGATCGACCGCGCGGACAACCGCAGCGCGGTGGGGAGGCTCAAGGAGGTGGAGGATGCCATCCTCCGGCGGAAGGTGGCGGTGTGGATCTTCCCGGAGGGGACGCGGGGGAAGGAGGCGGGGCGGCTCCTCCCCTTCAAGAAGGGGGCGTTCCACATGGCCGTGGCGACCGGAGCGCCGCTGGTGCCGGTGGTCGTCTCTCCCCTCAGGCCGCGAATGGACATCCCGGCGCGCCGCCTGGAGCCGGGCAACGTGGAGATCCGCGTCCTCGATCTCATCCCCACCGCCGGCCTGGGCGAGGCCGACGTGGTCCCCCTGATGAACGAAGCGCGGGGCCGCATGGCCGCCGCGCTCTCGGACATGGGGGTGGCGAGGGGCCTTCCCCCCGCTCCCGCCCAGGAGACGGAGGTACTCTCCACCCCCTCCGCACGGCCGTAGGCGCGCCGGGGCCCGCCGGCTCCTACCGCCGCTCCCCGCGCCCGAACGCGGCCTGCACGCGCTCCTCCACCAGCGGGTCCACCGCACCCCCCATGTACGCCGGGAGCGCCGCGACGTCGTCCCCGCTCAGGTCGCGGATCCAGATGTCCTTGCTCCGCTCCTGCAGGTCCACCGCCTCGGCGGGGACGAGCACGTGGCGGTCCTCCTTGAGCGTGAACAGGTCGTCGTCCAGGTCCACGTCCAGGTAGCGGATCTTCATCGCGCCGGGGTCCACCAGCATCTCGCTCACCTTCCCCACCCGGCGCCGGTCGGCGGCGTATACCTCCCAGCCCCGCAGGTCCGGAGCCCCCGCCGCCAGCTTGAAGTCCTTCGCCTCCTTGAGGGGGACGACCCGCACCTCCCCCGGCATGGTTGCGGGCGCGGCGGCCCCGCCGCCCCCGCCGCCGTAGAAGCGTGGATAGGAGCGCCCCAGCTCGTCCAGCATCTCCGCTGTGAGGGGCCGGTTCGGCTCGTACTCGGGGAGCCCCCGCACCTCGTCGCGCGTCCAGCGCACCACCATGGCGTCCTCGCCCCAGTCCACCTGCGACACGGGAAGGAGCACGTGACCCCGCCGGAAGATCCCGAAGTCCACCGCCAGGAAGCGCACCCTGCCGCTCCGGTCGATCAGCAGGTCGCTCACCGTGCCGAGCTTCTCCCCCTGCGAGTCCCACACCTGCCACCCGATGAATTCGCGCGTGCGCAGCACCTCCGCCCGCGGCCCGACGCTCTCCGCCATGTGTGTCATCCCCGTCTCAGGGTTCGCTCCGCCACCCTCGCCCGACGGGCGTTGGGCACTGCAATCCGCGGTCCCGCCCGCGGAACCCAGGCCGGCACAGGTGTATCTTATTGAGCCGCGGCTACCTACATGGCCGCGGCCTTGTTTTGTGAGAACCAAGGGAGGGGATCGATGTCGGATCGGGATTACCTGGTGCGCGCCACGGCGCTCGA is a genomic window of Longimicrobiaceae bacterium containing:
- a CDS encoding SDR family NAD(P)-dependent oxidoreductase yields the protein MIIRMGAREARQKLSELVGRVHYGGDTVILESSGKPMAAVVPLEMYDRMMAEREARFRVIDEIHAKMPQVPVEEAEADIAEAIAAVRKRNAVRTVLVTGASAGIGAACARAFAGAGGRLVLAARRTDRLEELAAELRDEHGAESHLLELDVRDADAVSAAVDGLPAEWTEIDVLVNNAGLGRGLERVQEGSPAEWDEMVDTNVKGLLYVTRAVVPGMVARGRGHVVNIGSVAGHEVYPGGAVYCATKHAVDAITKGLRMDLLGTGVRVSTVDPGMVETEFSVVRFRGDRERADRVYAGMTPLAPNDVADAVLWCATRPPHVNIDEIVVKPTAQASATLVHRD
- a CDS encoding lysophospholipid acyltransferase family protein; this encodes MFYVRIALGILAFVAASVYGIAIALFRRDRSRVASDYAHLLARLQQPVLGLRVRITGEEKLHAHRPCIFIANHQSVLDVPILAQAFAPGSVVVAKKELRSIPFFGWLYVATGNILIDRADNRSAVGRLKEVEDAILRRKVAVWIFPEGTRGKEAGRLLPFKKGAFHMAVATGAPLVPVVVSPLRPRMDIPARRLEPGNVEIRVLDLIPTAGLGEADVVPLMNEARGRMAAALSDMGVARGLPPAPAQETEVLSTPSARP
- a CDS encoding PRC-barrel domain-containing protein gives rise to the protein MTHMAESVGPRAEVLRTREFIGWQVWDSQGEKLGTVSDLLIDRSGRVRFLAVDFGIFRRGHVLLPVSQVDWGEDAMVVRWTRDEVRGLPEYEPNRPLTAEMLDELGRSYPRFYGGGGGGAAAPATMPGEVRVVPLKEAKDFKLAAGAPDLRGWEVYAADRRRVGKVSEMLVDPGAMKIRYLDVDLDDDLFTLKEDRHVLVPAEAVDLQERSKDIWIRDLSGDDVAALPAYMGGAVDPLVEERVQAAFGRGERR